Proteins encoded together in one Bactrocera neohumeralis isolate Rockhampton chromosome 4, APGP_CSIRO_Bneo_wtdbg2-racon-allhic-juicebox.fasta_v2, whole genome shotgun sequence window:
- the LOC126756510 gene encoding LOW QUALITY PROTEIN: uncharacterized protein LOC126756510 (The sequence of the model RefSeq protein was modified relative to this genomic sequence to represent the inferred CDS: deleted 2 bases in 1 codon), protein MMCSPSGFVFILIATLIWNCLHFECALHDNNNDINASSNSGSNNSSNANKTVVSNRSWFSTITTSHSHVAPAIGPNESVADNRRSSSSSSTHNASNTNSSTIANGNARAVGGRRLRIDITRKHSVHLNGVEIKESSLADHLAEHEKELIFGKEKEGRPLKLVHLQHLADASDVDGGAVDAAATFAADPVTPAAFKSQQKQQPTHNSSHRVKRSDTSATAANQSADAQPQTATSEDVVSVQIKDNDQSVHLQLRQTPKLIDDAFVFIRRYANSTQFIEDSHKLAERYERCFYSNENSALDLCDDENVRGVFHHNSTNYIIHPLPARFGNSTHVILESNYHLPPKDTRESAVMPLAASVLNASVQFEPEEEGFNELNDFPLEPTVGEYTARPVRNTGYVTHEEYAEDTTHNYTYHHNGRDDKLKKYVDINLRYKPRYHHRNNGEQQHQFQHQKHQRQRQHLHRQQQEAQAAKQKPEKLPQRQRKLKEHHQHRRQQQAKAASILLDHIDLMHDDNNNNEENVVKSKKHDDQPQHRRRRRRRNIASGSTMIPQDLYIETAIFVDRDLFQHMSKNFPDNTESQMIRFVLAMINAVQLLYHDRSLGRRINFVLKRLEILYNDPSSLRRSDDIDTYLSNFCEWQQRLNPPQDSDTMHYDHAVILTGLDLYVVDKGGKKINQVVGLAPVSGMCTNTSSCTINEGKHFESVFVVAHEIGHNLGMRHDTINDRNCDPTRYIMSPTLGSGKTTWSDCSRDYLEKFLRKGLGSCLFDHGQFANNLDHLAEGILPGERFDADQQCMLKYGRPSMRAKNQKQSDICTDLHCQRDRHTWTSHPALEGTTCGPNMWCRSGTCVIRPAYVAPYHTPKLASTASKVGYEKSNFLESSKTGHYLHEYNYNKPVSWSEWSEASECASGCLYGPSRRLLEGSTGLRTYSRRCVDHYRRCLGPAHKYESCVAKDCYSSKIVMTIEEFAYDKCSRAQKSDAELTGEGVQIIGDIEESCKVYCRTKTNGTKTRRWTFPEGTTCRTTLYKAEDISYCIGGRCEKFSCDNSTHNYYKLDPHFCEQRRTSPARAEESESRRYNTVHATTASGNNLSYNKNYHNHNNNIPQYNIYAPTTYRSKYENEVAVRSFHGQERESPYKRKSGGYQPWNKYSYPLRDTAQPVAQPQPPKPPPPVSASLVALDTSVTAAAAEPEWIVKSGCHSSCMAKSKGIQVVTSRRTGANNIQLCTHTAKPCERLLSATEHAEHTCARYKQKVRGLSGYGTQIAASVDEPDRSCRVGCQDESIKYRFYLVNGRYGHFPLGTKCSNTEERYCVNGKCLEFGPDNIPLQQSHISLALFRSRRRRSLPSFDGGLSQGEPVLPTVESVRQRRSYLYFDPVNITETITQDFINTIVMSIMDFEQKSVEDELLNRDHIEFNNPIHIATEVEATTELQATT, encoded by the exons attaAGGAAAGTTCACTCGCTGATCATTTGGCTGAGCATGAAAAGGAGTTAATATttggaaaagaaaaagaag GGCGTCCACTGAAATTGGTGCATTTGCAACATCTAGCAGATGCCAGCGACGTCGATGGAGGA GCCGTTGACGCTGCAGCCACTTTTGCTGCCGATCCAGTAACGCCGGCAGCTTTCAAgtcacaacaaaagcaacaaccaaCGCATAATTCTTCGCATCGTGTCAAACGTTCTGACACCAGCGCCACCGCAGCGAATCAAAGCGCCGACGCGCAACCGCAAACGGCAACGAGTGAGGACGTCGTCTCCGTGCAAATAAAAG ACAACGACCAATCGGTGCACCTACAGCTACGCCAGACACCGAAACTAATCGACGATGCTTTTGTATTCATCCGACGCTATGCCAACTCGACGCAGTTCATTGAGGATTCGCATAAATTAGCCGAGCGGTATGAGCGCTGCTTTTACAGTAATGAAAATTCAGCACTTGACCTTTGCGATGATGAAAATGTG CGCGGCGTTTTCCATCACAACTCCACCAACTACATAATCCATCCACTGCCAGCACGTTTCGGCAACTCAACCCACGTAATACTCGAATCGAACTATCATCTGCCACCCAAAGACACAAGAGAATCTGCCGTTATGCCATTGGCAGCGAGTGTACTCAACGCAAGCGTACAATTTGAGCCTGAAGAGGAGGGTTTCAACGAGTTGAACGACTTCCCGTTAGAGCCCACCGTAGGTGAATACACGGCACGTCCAGTGCGTAATACCGGCTATGTGACCCACGAAGAATACGCAGAAGACACCACACATAACTACACATATCATCACAATGGAAGAGACGATAAACTAAAGAAATATGTGGACATAAATTTACGTTATAAGCCACGTTATCATCATCGCAACAACGGCGAGCAACAACACCAATTTCAGCATCAGAAACATCAGCGACAGCGACAACATTTGCATCGTCAACAACAAGAAGCACAAGCCGCTAAACAGAAGCCGGAGAAACTGCCACAACGCCAAAGAAAACTAAAAGAACATCACCAACATCGcagacaacaacaagcaaaagcAGCGTCAATACTGCTTGATCACATCGATTTGATGcacgatgacaacaacaacaacgaagaaAACGTtgttaaaagcaaaaagcaCGATGACCAACCACAGCATCGACGTCGTCGCCGGCGCCGTAACATAGCCTCGGGCAGCACGATGATACCACAAGATCTGTACATTGAGACGGCGATCTTCGTTGATCGTGATCTCTTCCAGCATATGTCGAAGAATTTTCCAGACAATACCGAAAGTCAAATGATACGTTTTGTATTGGCAATGATAAATGCCGTTCAATTGCTGTATCACGATCGCTCGCTGGGGCGTCGCATTAACTTCGTATTGAAACGTTTGGAGATACTTTACAATGATCCGTCTAGTTTACGACGCTCCGATGATATTGACAcgtatttaagtaatttttgtgAGTGGCAGCAGCGTTTAAATCCGCCGCAGGATAGTGACACCATGCATTATGATCATGCAGTGATCTTAACAG gtCTCGACTTGTACGTTGTGGATAAAGGCGGCAAGAAGATCAATCAGGTGGTTGGTCTTGCACCAGTGTCCGGCATGTGCACGAATACTTCTTCATGCACCATCAACGAGGGCAAACATTTCGAAAGTGTTTTCGTTGTAGCACACGAGATCGGACATAA CCTTGGCATGCGTCACGATACAATAAACGACCGGAATTGTGATCCCACACGATATATTATGTCGCCTACATTGGGCAGCGGCAAGACGACATGGTCGGACTGTTCGCGTGATtatttggaaaagtttttgaG AAAAGGTTTAGGCAGCTGCCTCTTCGATCACGGTCAATTCGCCAACAATTTGGATCACTTGGCTGAGGGTATATTGCCGGGGGAACGCTTTGATGCCGATCAGCAGTGCATGCTTAAGTATGGACGCCCTTCAATGCGTGCTAAAAATCAAAAGCAATCCGATATTTGTACCGATTTACACTGCCAGCGCGATCGTCATACTTGGACATCGCATCCGGCTTTGGAGGGCACCACGTGTGGTCCAAATATG TGGTGCCGTAGCGGTACGTGTGTAATACGTCCTGCTTATGTTGCGCCCTACCATACGCCTAAGCTTGCATCAACTGCTAGTAAAGTGGGTTATGAGAAGTCTAATTTCTTGGAATCCAGTAAAACGGGGCACTACTTGCATGAATACAATTACAATAAG CCTGTTAGCTGGAGTGAATGGAGCGAGGCGAGTGAATGTGCCTCCGGCTGCCTATATGGACCTTCGCGTCGTCTGCTCGAAGGCAGCACGGGTCTACGCACGTACTCACGTCGTTGTGTCGATCATTATAGACGCTGTCTCGGGCCTGCTCATAAATACGAGTCTTGCGTAGCCAAAGATTGTTACAGCTCGAAAATCGTTATGACAATTGAAGAATTCGCTTATGACAAGTGCAGTCGTGCGCAAAAGTCGGATGCAGAGCTGACGGGCGAGGGCGTGCAGATAATTGGCGATATTG AGGAATCTTGCAAAGTTTACTGCCGCACGAAAACGAATGGCACTAAAACGCGCCGTTGGACTTTCCCTGAGGGCACCACATGCCGCACAACGCTTTACAAAGCCGAAGATATATCATACTGCATTGGTGGGCGGTGTGAGAAGTTCTCATGTGACAACTCGACACACAACTACTACAAATTGGATCCGCATTTTTGCGAGCAACGTAGGACGTCACCAGCACGTGCCGAGGAATCGGAGAGTCGACGCTACAACACGGTGCATGCCACCACTGCCAGTGGCAATAACTtaagttataataaaaattatcataaccacaacaacaatataccaCAGTACAACATTTATGCGCCAACAACATATCGCAGTAAATACGAGAACG AGGTGGCCGTACGCAGTTTCCATGGTCAGGAGCGCGAATCGCCCTACAAACGCAAATCGGGCGGCTATCAACCGTGGAATAAATACAGTTATCCGCTGCGTGACACAGCGCAACCCGTGGCGCAGCCACAGCCACCGAAGCCGCCACCTCCCGTCTCGGCCTCTTTGGTGGCGCTGGACACGTCAGTAACGGCGGCGGCAGCAGAACCTGAATGGATTGTCAAATCGGGTTGTCATTCGAGTTGTATGGCCAAATCGAAGGGCATTCAAGTGGTGACCTCGCGTCGTACCGGTGCCAATAACATACAGTTATGCACGCATACCGCCAAG CCTTGTGAACGTTTACTGTCCGCCACCGAACATGCGGAACACACTTGCGCGCGCTACAAGCAGAAGGTGCGCGGCCTCTCCGGCTATGGCACGCAAATTGCGGCGAGCGTCGATGAGCCGGATAGGAGCTGTCGTGTCGGCTGCCAGGATGAATCTATTAAGTATCGCTTCTATTTGGTGAATGGCCGGTATGGGCACTTTCCACTGGGCACTAAATGCTCAAACACCGAGGAACGTTATTGCGTCAATGGCAAGTGCTTGGAATTTGGGCCAGACAATATACCATTACAGCAGTCGCATATCAGTTTGGCCTTGTTCCGCAGTCGCCGTCGCCGTTCGCTGCCGTCGTTTGATGGTGGGTTGTCGCAGGGCGAACCAGTGTTGCCTACGGTGGAGAGTGTGCGCCAGCGTCGTAGCTATCTTTACTTTGACCCCGTAAATATCACGGAAACAATCACACAAGATTTTATAAATACCATTGTGATGAGTATAATGGACTTTGAGCAAAAGAGTGTCGAAG ATGAATTACTCAATCGGGATCACATCGAATTCAATAATCCCATACACATAGCAACGGAAGTAGAAGCAACAACGGAACTGCAAGCGACTACATGA